GAAAACTGCGGACACGGTCTTTTGAAGACAGAGAGAAAGTAAAAAAATATGTGACGGAAGTAGTCGCAGAAAATTTTACCATTCTGGGGAGAAAGAGTGATTTTGAGCATACCCCGGTAAGTAATGAGAATACAACTCCGAAAAGTGAAACAGAATATCTTGACCCGAATGAGGTTTCAGGAGATTTGCCTTTTTAGGAGATGGCTGGGTTGACCAGGAAAGGAGCAAAAGGAGCATTGCTCGATATCTATGAAGATGCGCTATTGCAATTGCAGGAGAGTATTAAAGACGTCTCTGATGAAGATCTGATTGCGGTAGTCCTCCCGGATGATTCTGATGAAGATTCGAGATCCATTCAGTCTATTCTTGCACATGTAGTAGGTAGTTCTTACAGTTATGCCATCTATATTCGGTCGCTAAAAGGAACTGAATATATCAGGCCCGAGAAAAAGCTCAGAATAAAAGTTGCTGATTATATTCAGGATCTTAAGGATTCTTTTTTATTTAACCTTACCGTTTTTAACGAAATTGAGGATAGTAATCTGGAGGAATTTGATTCTTCTCTCAAAATCATGACCAGATGGAAACAGCTTTATGACATTGAGCAGTTGACCGAGCATGCGATTGTACACATTTTGAGGCATACAAGGCAAATAGAAAAATTTAAGATTTTATTGAATGATAGGAGATAATTGCCCTGTCTGAATAGAAAATGGCCTTCAATATTGAAGGCCATTTTTATTTGTTTTACTCTACCGTAACTGATTTTGCCAAATTTCTTGGCTGATCCACATTACAACCCCGCATTAAGGCAATATGATAAGACAATAATTGTAAAGGGATAGTCGCTAGCAAGGGTAAAAATGCTTCGCTTGAATCAGGGATCTCAATACAATAATCTGCCATCTTTCTCACCTCTGTATCTCCTTCAGTGACGATCGCAAGTACAATTCCCTTTCTAGCTTTCACTTCCTGGATATTGCTGATTACTTTCTCGTAAGAAGAGTTCTTGGTTGCAATAACCACAACTGGCATCTCTTCGTCAATTAAGGCGATAGGGCCGTGTTTCATCTCTGCAGCAGGATATCCTTCTGCATGGATGTAAGAGATCTCCTTGAGCTTTAAAGCGCCTTCCAGAGCAACCGGAAAACCACTACCTCTACCAAGGAATAGGCAATTTCTGGAATCTTTGAATTTTGCTGCAATTTTTTCGATCATCTCATTGGATTCCAGTGCCCTTTGAATTTTTTCAGGAATGCAATCTAATTCCGTAAGAAGCTCCACCAGTTTGGAATGACTAACTGTTCCTTTCTGCTGTGCCATATAAAACGCCATTAGAGTAAGTACCGTTACCTGGCCGGTGAATGCTTTTGTTGAAGCGACTCCGATCTCCGGTCCAACGTGGGTATATACCCCTGCATGAGTTAGTCTCGGAATCGATGAGCCTACCACATTACACACACCGAAAATTGTAGCACCTCTTTCTTTTGCCATTTCAATAGCAGCCATGGTATCTGCAGTTTCTCCGGATTGAGATATTGCAATCACTACATCTTTTTCAGTAATGATTGGGTTTCTGTACCTGAATTCGGATGCATATTCCACTTCAACAGGGATCCGTGCGTATTCTTCAATCAGATATTCAGCAACAAGGCCTGCATGCCATGAAGTACCACAGGCAACGATGATAATCCTGTCTACGTTTTTTAACTTCTCGGCGTATTCTTTGATTCCCCCAAGTTGAACAATCCCTTCATTTGGATAAATCCTGCCCCGCATACAGTCTCTGATCGATCGTGATTGCTCGAAAATTTCTTTTAGCATGAAGTGTTCATATCCTCCTTTTTCCAGCATTTCCAGCTTTAATTCCAGAGCTTGGATGTAAGGTGTTTGCACCACATTATCGAGACGCTTAATAAGTAGTTCATCACGTTTCAGGAATGCAATTTCATTATCATTCAGATAAATTACATTTTTTGTATACTCTACAATTGGAGTTGCATCGGAAGCGATAAAATATTCGCCGGAGCCAACACCAATTACTAAAGGACTTCCTTTTCTTGCCGCAATGAGCTGATCGGGATGATCCTCATCCATCAGGACAATTGCATAAGCACCGGTCACTTCGTTTAGGGCAATTCTTACAGCTTCCAGAAGATCTGTGTCCTCATTTTTATAGATTTCCTCGATAAGATGAACAAGAACTTCTGTGTCTGTATCACTTTTGAACTCATGCCCCCTGTTGATTAGTTCTTCCTTTAAGGTTGCATAGTTTTCTATAATTCCGTTATGAATGATTGTTAACTTCCCGTTATTTGAAGTGTGAGGGTGAGAATTCCTATCGGAAGGGGCACCGTGAGTGGCCCAGCGAGTGTGCCCGATACCTATTGTACCTGAAAGGTTCTTACCTTCAGAGAAGTTTTCTAATTCCAGGACCTTACCTGCTTTTTTATAAATATTAAGACCTGTATCGTTAATTAAAGCAATTCCTGCACTATCATACCCGCGGTATTCTAATCTTTTTAGTCCTTTAAGGACAATAGGCCAAGCTTCTCTATGGCCAATGTAACCAACTATTCCACACATAAAAATTATGTTTTAAAAAATAAATCCCTCGAAATTAATGAATCTCGAGGGATATGAATATGTCTATTGTTAATTTATTTTAGTTTGGTATAAAAGATATTTAATTTCATCCTTTTCGTACCTGCTGCTGCATCTTTTTTAGGGCTTAGCAGTATTGACCGTTCAGCAGAACTTGCATACGGGGTCAAAGTAAATGCAGTTATCGGAGTTGGTGCGATAAAAGTTCCGTAATCTTTAATTTTGCCATTGATGAGGTCCTGAACATAACTGGTAACCGTAAAGATATACCTGCTGTTCACTGAATCAAAAAAGCCGCCGAACAGAAGTTCGGTAGTAGCTCTAGGGTCACCCGAAGGATTACTTTCTGATGGAGGGTTATTGTCTGAAATATTCTGACGTTTTTCTGCCACATCATAACGATATAATCTTAATCTTGGTGCAGGTTTAAAGTGAGCATCTGCAGTAGGAGACACATCAATCACAAGTTCAGCTTTATTGACTGCTACTTTAGCTCCTCCCATTTTCGTCTTGAAATCATCGAAATTAAAACTGATCTTATTTCTCAGTCCTGATAGCGCCTGCAGATAAGTCTCTTCATATTGCTTACCTGTATGATCTTCTAATTGTGTCTTAATAGGGGTATTGGCGTAATCATGTTTCACATATGATACAACCGGGGCTAAACCTGGTTTGATTGGAAAATTTATAGAAACAGTATCTCTTGTTCCCTGTGTTTTGCCGTCTTTTTTATAATAGAGTTGTAATCTGGCACTGTCAACCGAGTTAAAAAAAATAATTCCACCCTTTCCCGTGGCTTTTGCGCCTACATATAGCCCTCTGAATTTATCAATAAACAAGTTGTTTCTATCTAAAGAAAGGGTGTCCATTTTAACGATTTTATCCTGAATCTTTGCTGTATTTAAGCGGATTCTCAATTGCGGGGCGGTCATCCTCAGGCTGTCTGGTTTACCGGTGACAATTTCCGTAATTTTGAAAGGAGTGGAAGGTTTTATGAAGATCCGACCTTGCGGCTGATTAGGATCGTTGGTCACTAAAGTTCCCAGTACCTCAGTCGCGTCTTTGCCCCATTCCGTAGAGCTAAGGAAAGATTGTTCCCGAGTTAAATCTTTAGTCATCTGACCCACAGTGAATGTGTACGTTTGCGTAGAATCACCATAAAAGTAAGTCGTTTTGCTACCAGTTACAGTCGCCTGCGAAGAATACGGTAAAATTAATACCGCCGAATCCAGGATCGCATTTTTACCGAATCTGTACTTCTCGCTTGGAATGTTAACCGTCATTGCTGTACCTGCAGTGGTTTCACCAAAAACCGGATCCGTCATAAAGCCTATAGGATATCCGGTAGTAAGTTGTGATGCACTTACCGCATCATCTGCCTGGGTTTGGGAAGTGATCGTTGTATTGTCATACAGCTCTCCGGTAATGGCAGAATCTTCCTGCCCCAAACCTATGGTATTGGGATCTTTACAAGAAGAAAAAAGAAAAAGACCTATCAACATGGTTAATAAGTCTTGTTTTGAAAATTTCATATTTAAATTAATAATACCTGAGTTTATGCTATTGACACCAATTCTTCATCCGAAATCTCTTCATATAAAGCGTAGAAGTTTTCGAAATCGTCGGTTAAATTATAAGCTAAAGTTGGCTTATTAGAATCTTTAACAAATTTTAACACATTACTATCGATGTTTTCGTTTGCTAATACCACTGCATCAGAGTACGTTATAGCTCCAATGTGTAAAGTGTTGCAGTCTGCATTCTCAAACACTTTTGTGTCTTCAAGTGTCATGGCATTCATTACTGCCTTTTTATGAAGGTCTGCATGAAGCTTTTCTGTGAAGCAGTTTTCATAGATAGAATAAACCACTTTGGCGTTTTTGAAAGTAGGATCGTTCTTATAAGACGTCTTGATATAAGCCGGGACTAATGAGGTCATCCATCCATGACAATGTACAATGTCCGGGGCCCATCCTAATTTTTTTACAGTTTCCAATGCTCCTTTGCAAAAGAAGATCGTTCTTTCGTCATTATCTGCATAGAATTTGTCTTCCTTGTCTCTAAATACATATTTGCGTTGGAAATAATCTTCGTTATCCAGGAAGTATACCTGCATACGGGCAGCCGGGATGGAAGCAACTTTAATAATTAAAGGGTTGTCATTATCATCGATGATAATGTTCATTCCTGAAAGACGTATTACTTCGTGCAATCTGTTCCTTCTTTCATTAATATTCCCGAATCTAGGCATCAAAATGCGGATTTCAAATCCTTTGTCCTGCATTGCCTGAGGTAGTTGACGGGTAATTTCTGAAATTTTTGTGAGTTCAAGGAAAGGCGACATCTCGTGTGTAACAATCAGTAGCTTCGTTTTTGCCATCTCCATATTCTGTAAATAAAAATTTATGTTAAAGAAAAGATTATCAAGGGGCAAAGGTAAGCAAAATAATAACATTTATCAATTATATACACAAGATGTTTTGTTTGGAATAGATAAATAACCAACTTTGCCCTTTGAAATTTTATAGGCTAGTTTGAAAGTTATAAACACCATCGCAGCGTTAAAGTCGTTGCTTGAACCAATAAAATTGGGTCAACAGAAAATTGCTTTAGTGCCTACAATGGGTGCTTTGCACAAAGGACACGTATCACTCATCAATATTGCCCAGCAATATGCGGATGTGGTGGTTTGCAGTATTTTTGTAAATCCGACACAATTTACCGATCCTAAAGACTTAGAAAAATACCCCCGTCCTTTGGAACATGATATGCAGATGCTTCGTGAAGCAGGGTGTGATGTTGTGTTTATGCCTTCGGTAAAAGAGATGTATCCGGGGCCGGAAAATTGGCATATAGACCTTGGACCAGCAGAATTTCTGTTAGAAGGCGAATTTAGAAAAGGACATTACCAAGGAGTTACCCAGATCGTAAAAAAATTATTTGATGCAGTGAACCCCGACCTGGCTTTCTTTGGTCAGAAGGATTTCCAGCAGGTATTGATGATTGAAAATATGGTGGCTTATTTTAAGCTTCCTGTGCAGATTATTTCTTGTCCGATTATCAGAGAAGACGATGGTCTGGCAATGAGCTCGAGAAATATCCATTTAAATGCAGCAGATCGGAAGAATGCATTGGTGCTGAGCAGGGCATTGAGTTATGTGAAAGATCATTTTGAAGAAAAAACTATCTCAGAACTTCTTCAGGGGGCGAAGGAGATGATTTCGGAGGTTGATGGTGTAGAACTTGATTACTTTACCATCGCAAACGGAAAAACACTGCTTCCGGAAAACAATAAAAATCAATCCGATCTTGTGGCTTTGGTCGCAGCTAAGGTTGGTCAGACAAGGCTGATCGATAATATGCTGCTCAACTGACAAACCATTGGATTATAGTAACCACAAAAGTTTTAACTTTGTATTATGATTATCGAGATATTAAAATCGAAAATACACCGTGTTAAAGTAACACAGGCCGAATTAAATTATGTTGGAAGCATTACCATTGATGAGGATCTGATGGATGCTGCCCAGATTATTGCCAATGAAAAGGTCCAGATTGTAAACAACAATAACGGAGAGCGCTTTGAAACTTATGTAATCAAAGGAGAACGCGGAACCGGGACTGTTTGTTTAAATGGAGCTACCGCCAGAAGAGTTCAGGTTGGCGACATCCTAATCATCATGTCTTACGGTTCATTACCAATTGAAGAGGCAAAGAGATATCACCCCATTCTTGTTTTTCCTGATGATAACAATCGTCTTTTAAAATAGCAGGAACAGCATGTAATAAAATAATGCTATGCAGCCATAGTAATAATGAGGTAGAAATACTAAATTTGGCGGTACGTATTTTTTTATCTATATAATTATGCTATTTCAATTAAGTGAAGAACAATTGATGATCCAGCAGGCTGCAAGAGATTTCGCACAGAATGAACTGAAGCCCGGAGTTATCGAGAGAGATGAGCACCAGAAATTTCCTGTTGAACAAGTGAAAAAACTTGGAGAACTTGGCTTTCTGGGAATGATGGTTTCAGAAAAATATAATGGTAGCGGGTTAGATGCGTTATCTTATGTTCTGGTTATGGAGGAGCTGTCTAAAGTGGATGCTTCAGCATCTGTTGTTGTCTCTGTCAATAATTCATTGGTATGTTATGGCCTGGAGTCATATGGATCAGAATTCCAAAAAGAAAAATACCTGAAACCACTGGCTTCCGGTGAAAAGATAGGTGCTTTCTGCTTATCAGAGCCAGAAGCTGGATCTGATGCAACTTCACAGCAGACTACAGCTGAAGATAAAGGCGATTATTATTTGTTAAACGGGACAAAAAACTGGATTACCAACGGAAATACTGCTTCGACTTATCTTGTGATTGCACAGACTGACAGATCTTTAAAACACAGAGGGATTAATGCCTTTATTGTGGAAAAAGGAATGGAAGGTTTTACTATAGGTCCGAAAGAAAACAAAATGGGTATCCGTGGTTCTGATACTCACTCATTGATGTTTAACGATGTGAAGGTTCCTAAAGAAAATAGGATAGGGGAAGATGGATTCGGTTTTAAATTTGCGATGAAGACCCTTGAGGGTGGACGTATAGGAATTGCCGCACAGGCTCTGGGAATTGCAACAGGAGCTTATGAGTTGGCTCTGGAGTATTCTAAACAGCGTAAATCTTTTGGAAAAGCAATCTCTGATCATCAGGCTATTGCCTTTAAGCTGGCAGATATGGCGACTTCTATTGAAGCCGCACGTTTATTGGTGTATAAAGCTGCATGGTTGAAAGATCAGGGACTTCCTTATACCTTAGCGGGTTCTATGGCTAAATCGTATGCTTCGAAAGTTGCAATGGATGTAACTGTAGAGGCTGTGCAGATTCATGGAGGGTATGGCTTTGTTAAAGAATACCATGTGGAGCGGATGATGCGTGATGCTAAAATAACCCAGATCTACGAGGGGACTACGGAAATTCAAAAAATGGTGATCTCCAGAGAGATTTTAAAATAAAATTTTGATTTGATAGGAAAGCGTGCATCCCTGTATTGGGAATGCACGCTTTTTTGTCTTCTTGAAGAAGACTAGATTCAACCTGGGTATTTCTAGTCCTTTTCTGTTCCTGCAATAGAACCAAATACAGCTTTGATTAAGGCTACGACAATTGCAAGAAATGCGGCCGCCCAGAATCCACTCGTATTAAAACTGCTCATCATATTGTCTACCAATAAAATCATTAATACGGTAATGATGAAAGAGACCAGTCCGAGTGTGAGAAAGTTAATGGGAAATGTAAAAATACGCAAAATGGTTCCTATGGTCGCATTTGCCAATGAAATCAGAACTGCGGCGATAATAGCAGCCCAGTAACTATCCACATGGACACCTGGAATAAGTTTGGCGCCCAGAAATACCGCCAGTCCTAATAATAAAATTTCTACAATGAGTCTCATAATGTTTAATTTAGTGATATGTTAAGGTGTTTTGTTAAGTTGATTGGATTTATATGCTCCATTAGTTTGTTTGCTGCTTGTTCTAACGCAAATAACAAGCCACTTTCTATAGATTTTTCTATGGATAGTACAAAAATTATACTTCAGCATATTGATCAGGCTGGATTATTGGCTCTTAAAGATATTAAGGAAGGGGATTCTGTATTGAATGAATTGGTTGCGGTTCTTCAGACGCCATCGGAGCGGGATTCTGCTATCAGGGAAGAACCCGTAGCAGGGAAGATGCTGTTGACTGATAGTAATGTTGTATTTGTTCCTGCCCAGCCCTTTGTAAAAGGACGGGATTATCTGGTGATTACGCATTTAAATATCCGTTTTGGCAGTGCGAAAGAGGTTTTAAAGGGTAAAATTAACTATAGCATGAAGCCTCAGCAGAAATTGTTAACCAGGTAAGGATGAGCTTTACTGTAGCCTTGGCTCTGAGTTGTATCTTGTTGAAAAAGTTGTACATACATTGTACATAAGATGATTCTCATTTTTATTTTGAAAAAATATTTCCTATCTTTGCACTTGTAATAGAGGGCAAGAGGGGGCAGAGGTCCCCTCTTTTCTTTTATTGGAAAATTGGTTATGCAGGTAGAAAAAAGAGTTACGGCGTTAGTTGAAGAGAAAATTTCGGATAGGCCGGAGTTGTTTTTGGTAGAAGTAAAAATGCTTCCAAACAATAAGCTGATCATCCATGTAGATGGCGATGAGGGGATTAGTATTCAGGATTGTGCGGCAATCAGCAGGCATGTAGGCTTTTATCTGGAAGAAGAAAATACAATTGAAAAAGCGTATAATCTGGAGGTTTCTTCACCAGGTGTAGGCGAGCCACTTAAACTTCAAAGACAATATGTGAAAAATGTTGGAAGAGAATTAAGTGTAAAACTGAACGGTGGAGAAATTAAAGAAGGTAAGCTGCTTTCTGTCGAAGATCAGGGTATAACCATCGAGGCTAAGATGAAAGAAAAAGGTAAAAAGGCGCAACTGGTAGAAACCAGTATCGACTTTGGTAATATAACAGAAACAAAGGTTTTAATTTCATTTAAATAAAAATGAGCAATATTAATTTAATCGATTCATTTCAGGAATTCAAAGAGTTCAAGAACATCGACCGTCCTACAGTGATTAGTGTGCTGGAAGAGGTATTCCGCAGTATGTTGCGTAAAAAATACGGTACTGATGAGAATTGTGACGTAATCGTTAACCCGGACAACGGAGATTTAGAAATCTGGCGTACAAGAAAAGTGATGGAAGATGGTTTTTCTGAAGATGATGACCTGGAGATCGAACTTGCTGAAGTAAAGCTTTTAGATCCTGATATGGAAGTTGGCGACGATTACATTGAACAGATCACTTTAGAAAGCTTTGGCCGCAGGGCAATATTAGCTGCACGCCAGACGCTTGTTTCCAAAGTATTGGAACTAGAAAAAGATGAGATCTTTAAAAAATATAAGGATAGGGTTGGAGAAATTGTAACAGGAGAAGTTTACCAGGTTTGGAAAAAAGAAACATTGGTTCTTGATGATGAAGGCAACGAGTTGATGATGCCTAAAACTGAACAGATCCCTGCCGATTATTTCAAAAAAGGTGATACTGTTCGTGCAGTAATCTTAAAAGTAGACATGGTTAATGCTACTCCAAAGATTATCATTTCAAGGATCGCCCCTGAGTTCTTACAACGGTTGTTCGAAATTGAGGTTCCAGAGATCTTTGATGGTTTAATTACCATTAAGAAAATTGTTCGTGAACCAGGAGAAAGAGCTAAAGTTGCTGTGGAGTCTTATGACGATAGAATTGATCCGGTTGGTGCTTGTGTGGGAATGAAAGGCTCGAGGATACATGGTATCGTTAGAGAGCTTAAAAATGAAAATATTGATGTGATCAATTTCACCAACAATATCTCATTATACATTACCAGAGCATTAAGCCCGGCAAAAATTACTTCTATTAAGTTAGATGATGAAACAAAACACGCTTCGGTTTATTTGAAACCAGATCAGGTTTCATTGGCAATCGGTAGAGGTGGACACAATATTAAACTGGCTGGTAAATTAACTGGTTACGAAATTGATGTGTATCGTGAAGCAGGTGAAGAAGACGAAGATGTAGATATCGAAGAATTCTCAGATGAAATCGATAGCTGGATCATCGATGAGCTGAAAGCGATCGGTTGTGATACCGCAAAAAGTGTACTTGCACTTTCAATTGATGAGCTGGTAAAACGTACCGATCTTGAAGAAGAAACCATCAAAGAAGTGATGAGTATATTAAAATCAGAGTTTGAATAAACGTTATCTTGAATAGGTGCGAACTATGTGGCAATTAAAAACAAATCACATACCCATGAAATAAACAAGAATAAACGTTACTTTTGTATAAGAATTAAAGAAAAAATAGGATATCAATGTCAGACGACAAACCAATAATTTTATTTAAAGCAGTTAAGGAACTTAACGTAGGCATTGCTACGGCCGTTGAGTTTTTAGAAAAGAAAGGCTTTTCTGTTGAGAATAAACCCACTACCAAGCTCTCCCGCGACATGTACAATGCGCTGTTGAAAGAGTTTCAGGGCGATAAGATCGTAAAAGAAGAAGCCAATCAGATTGTTATTGGTAAAATTCGTCGTGATGAGCCGGAAGTGACTGAGAAAGTTGCGGAAGCACCTAGAAAAAATGTAGAATTCGAAAATGAAGGCATTCTGATCAAGAACCTTCATTCGTATACTCCTCCTGTAGAAAAACCTAAAGAAGAAGTTCCCGCAAAACCGGCAGCTCCAGTGGTGGAAAAGACAGAAGAGAAACCTGAAGAGGGAGCATTGCCGGGTGTGAAGATAGTGGGAAAAATCAATCTTGATGATTTAAACGCTAAAACCCGTCCGGTGAAAAAAGAAGAAGCATCTGAAGCATCTCAGCCTGTGGCTGAAGCTCCAAAAGCATCTGAACCGACACCAGCCCCTGCTCCAGTGGAGAAAACACCTGTAGAAAAGCCAGTAGAAAAACCAGCAGAAGCCCTAAGGGAAGAAGTGGTTAAGCCTGTAGAACAACCTAAGGTGGAAGAGACTCCAAAGCCTGTTGAGCAACCTGTTGCAAAAGCAGAGCCCGAAGTAAAAGAAACTCCTAAACCAGTGGAAGCACCAAAAATAGTTGAAACGCCGAAAGTTGTGGACACCTCTAAAGTTGAAAAAACGGATGAGGTAGAAGTGATTAAAGCACGTTCTGTAAAACTTTCAGGACCTAATATCATCGGTAAGATTGTTTTACCTACCACACCAGA
This region of Pedobacter steynii genomic DNA includes:
- a CDS encoding damage-inducible protein DinB; amino-acid sequence: MAGLTRKGAKGALLDIYEDALLQLQESIKDVSDEDLIAVVLPDDSDEDSRSIQSILAHVVGSSYSYAIYIRSLKGTEYIRPEKKLRIKVADYIQDLKDSFLFNLTVFNEIEDSNLEEFDSSLKIMTRWKQLYDIEQLTEHAIVHILRHTRQIEKFKILLNDRR
- the glmS gene encoding glutamine--fructose-6-phosphate transaminase (isomerizing), producing the protein MCGIVGYIGHREAWPIVLKGLKRLEYRGYDSAGIALINDTGLNIYKKAGKVLELENFSEGKNLSGTIGIGHTRWATHGAPSDRNSHPHTSNNGKLTIIHNGIIENYATLKEELINRGHEFKSDTDTEVLVHLIEEIYKNEDTDLLEAVRIALNEVTGAYAIVLMDEDHPDQLIAARKGSPLVIGVGSGEYFIASDATPIVEYTKNVIYLNDNEIAFLKRDELLIKRLDNVVQTPYIQALELKLEMLEKGGYEHFMLKEIFEQSRSIRDCMRGRIYPNEGIVQLGGIKEYAEKLKNVDRIIIVACGTSWHAGLVAEYLIEEYARIPVEVEYASEFRYRNPIITEKDVVIAISQSGETADTMAAIEMAKERGATIFGVCNVVGSSIPRLTHAGVYTHVGPEIGVASTKAFTGQVTVLTLMAFYMAQQKGTVSHSKLVELLTELDCIPEKIQRALESNEMIEKIAAKFKDSRNCLFLGRGSGFPVALEGALKLKEISYIHAEGYPAAEMKHGPIALIDEEMPVVVIATKNSSYEKVISNIQEVKARKGIVLAIVTEGDTEVRKMADYCIEIPDSSEAFLPLLATIPLQLLSYHIALMRGCNVDQPRNLAKSVTVE
- a CDS encoding DUF4270 domain-containing protein, producing the protein MKFSKQDLLTMLIGLFLFSSCKDPNTIGLGQEDSAITGELYDNTTITSQTQADDAVSASQLTTGYPIGFMTDPVFGETTAGTAMTVNIPSEKYRFGKNAILDSAVLILPYSSQATVTGSKTTYFYGDSTQTYTFTVGQMTKDLTREQSFLSSTEWGKDATEVLGTLVTNDPNQPQGRIFIKPSTPFKITEIVTGKPDSLRMTAPQLRIRLNTAKIQDKIVKMDTLSLDRNNLFIDKFRGLYVGAKATGKGGIIFFNSVDSARLQLYYKKDGKTQGTRDTVSINFPIKPGLAPVVSYVKHDYANTPIKTQLEDHTGKQYEETYLQALSGLRNKISFNFDDFKTKMGGAKVAVNKAELVIDVSPTADAHFKPAPRLRLYRYDVAEKRQNISDNNPPSESNPSGDPRATTELLFGGFFDSVNSRYIFTVTSYVQDLINGKIKDYGTFIAPTPITAFTLTPYASSAERSILLSPKKDAAAGTKRMKLNIFYTKLK
- a CDS encoding glycogen/starch synthase — protein: MAKTKLLIVTHEMSPFLELTKISEITRQLPQAMQDKGFEIRILMPRFGNINERRNRLHEVIRLSGMNIIIDDNDNPLIIKVASIPAARMQVYFLDNEDYFQRKYVFRDKEDKFYADNDERTIFFCKGALETVKKLGWAPDIVHCHGWMTSLVPAYIKTSYKNDPTFKNAKVVYSIYENCFTEKLHADLHKKAVMNAMTLEDTKVFENADCNTLHIGAITYSDAVVLANENIDSNVLKFVKDSNKPTLAYNLTDDFENFYALYEEISDEELVSIA
- the panC gene encoding pantoate--beta-alanine ligase, whose protein sequence is MKVINTIAALKSLLEPIKLGQQKIALVPTMGALHKGHVSLINIAQQYADVVVCSIFVNPTQFTDPKDLEKYPRPLEHDMQMLREAGCDVVFMPSVKEMYPGPENWHIDLGPAEFLLEGEFRKGHYQGVTQIVKKLFDAVNPDLAFFGQKDFQQVLMIENMVAYFKLPVQIISCPIIREDDGLAMSSRNIHLNAADRKNALVLSRALSYVKDHFEEKTISELLQGAKEMISEVDGVELDYFTIANGKTLLPENNKNQSDLVALVAAKVGQTRLIDNMLLN
- the panD gene encoding aspartate 1-decarboxylase → MIIEILKSKIHRVKVTQAELNYVGSITIDEDLMDAAQIIANEKVQIVNNNNGERFETYVIKGERGTGTVCLNGATARRVQVGDILIIMSYGSLPIEEAKRYHPILVFPDDNNRLLK
- a CDS encoding acyl-CoA dehydrogenase — translated: MLFQLSEEQLMIQQAARDFAQNELKPGVIERDEHQKFPVEQVKKLGELGFLGMMVSEKYNGSGLDALSYVLVMEELSKVDASASVVVSVNNSLVCYGLESYGSEFQKEKYLKPLASGEKIGAFCLSEPEAGSDATSQQTTAEDKGDYYLLNGTKNWITNGNTASTYLVIAQTDRSLKHRGINAFIVEKGMEGFTIGPKENKMGIRGSDTHSLMFNDVKVPKENRIGEDGFGFKFAMKTLEGGRIGIAAQALGIATGAYELALEYSKQRKSFGKAISDHQAIAFKLADMATSIEAARLLVYKAAWLKDQGLPYTLAGSMAKSYASKVAMDVTVEAVQIHGGYGFVKEYHVERMMRDAKITQIYEGTTEIQKMVISREILK
- a CDS encoding phage holin family protein; the encoded protein is MRLIVEILLLGLAVFLGAKLIPGVHVDSYWAAIIAAVLISLANATIGTILRIFTFPINFLTLGLVSFIITVLMILLVDNMMSSFNTSGFWAAAFLAIVVALIKAVFGSIAGTEKD
- the rimP gene encoding ribosome assembly cofactor RimP gives rise to the protein MQVEKRVTALVEEKISDRPELFLVEVKMLPNNKLIIHVDGDEGISIQDCAAISRHVGFYLEEENTIEKAYNLEVSSPGVGEPLKLQRQYVKNVGRELSVKLNGGEIKEGKLLSVEDQGITIEAKMKEKGKKAQLVETSIDFGNITETKVLISFK
- the nusA gene encoding transcription termination factor NusA — encoded protein: MSNINLIDSFQEFKEFKNIDRPTVISVLEEVFRSMLRKKYGTDENCDVIVNPDNGDLEIWRTRKVMEDGFSEDDDLEIELAEVKLLDPDMEVGDDYIEQITLESFGRRAILAARQTLVSKVLELEKDEIFKKYKDRVGEIVTGEVYQVWKKETLVLDDEGNELMMPKTEQIPADYFKKGDTVRAVILKVDMVNATPKIIISRIAPEFLQRLFEIEVPEIFDGLITIKKIVREPGERAKVAVESYDDRIDPVGACVGMKGSRIHGIVRELKNENIDVINFTNNISLYITRALSPAKITSIKLDDETKHASVYLKPDQVSLAIGRGGHNIKLAGKLTGYEIDVYREAGEEDEDVDIEEFSDEIDSWIIDELKAIGCDTAKSVLALSIDELVKRTDLEEETIKEVMSILKSEFE